Proteins encoded in a region of the Phaenicophaeus curvirostris isolate KB17595 chromosome 1, BPBGC_Pcur_1.0, whole genome shotgun sequence genome:
- the LOC138719012 gene encoding histone H4, with translation MSGRGKGGKGLGKGGAKRHRKVLRDNIQGITKPAIRRLARRGGVKRISGLIYEETRGVLKVFLENVIRDAVTYTEHAKRKTVTAMDVVYALKRQGRTLYGFGG, from the coding sequence atgtCTGGCAGAGGCAAAGGCGGGAAGGGGCTCGGGAAAGGGGGTGCCAAGCGCCATCGCAAGGTGCTGCGCGACAACATCCAGGGCATCACCAAGCCGGCCATCCGCCGCCTAGCTCGGCGCGGCGGTGTCAAGCGCATCTCGGGGCTCATCTACGAGGAGACGCGCGGCGTTCTCAAGGTGTTCCTGGAGAACGTGATCCGCGACGCAGTCACCTACACCGAGCACGCCAAGAGGAAGACGGTCACTGCCATGGACGTGGTGTATGCCCTCAAGCGCCAGGGTCGCACTCTCTACGGCTTCGGCGGTTAA
- the LOC138719008 gene encoding histone H2A type 2-C, with the protein MSGRGKQGGKARAKAKSRSSRAGLQFPVGRVHRLLRKGNYAERVGAGAPVYLAAVLEYLTAEILELAGNAARDNKKTRIIPRHLQLAIRNDEELNKLLGKVTIAQGGVLPNIQAVLLPKKTESHKAKSK; encoded by the coding sequence ATGTCCGGCCGCGGGAAGCAGGGCGGGAAGGCGCGGGCCAAGGCCAAGTCGCGCTCGTCGCGGGCTGGGCTGCAGTTCCCCGTGGGCCGCGTCCATCGGCTCCTCCGGAAAGGAAACTACGCGGAGCGGGTGGGCGCCGGTGCCCCGGTGTACCTGGCGGCCGTGCTGGAGTACCTGACGGCCGAGATCCTGGAGCTGGCGGGCAACGCGGCCCGCGACAACAAGAAGACGCGCATCATCCCCCGGCACCTGCAGCTCGCCATCCGCAACGACGAGGAGCTCAACAAGCTGCTGGGCAAGGTGACGATCGCGCAGGGCGGGGTGCTGCCCAACATCCAGGCCGTGCTGCTGCCCAAGAAGACTGAGAGTCACAAAGCCAAGAGCAAGTAA
- the LOC138719023 gene encoding histone H3, whose product MARTKQTARKSTGGKAPRKQLATKAARKSAPATGGVKKPHRYRPGTVALREIRRYQKSTELLIRKLPFQRLVREIAQDFKTDLRFQSSAVMALQEASEAYLVGLFEDTNLCAIHAKRVTIMPKDIQLARRIRGERA is encoded by the coding sequence ATGGCGCGTACTAAGCAAACAGCGCGTAAGTCGACGGGCGGGAAGGCGCCCCGCAAGCAGCTGGCCACCAAGGCGGCCCGCAAGAGCGCGCCGGCCACGGGCGGCGTGAAGAAGCCGCACCGGTACCGGCCCGGCACGGTGGCGCTGCGCGAGATCCGCCGCTACCAGAAGTCGACGGAGCTGCTGATCCGCAAGCTGCCCTTCCAGCGCCTGGTGCGCGAGATCGCGCAGGACTTCAAGACCGACCTGCGCTTCCAGAGCTCGGCCGTCATGGCGCTGCAGGAGGCGAGCGAGGCGTACCTGGTGGGGCTCTTCGAGGACACCAACCTGTGCGCCATCCACGCCAAGCGCGTCACCATCATGCCCAAGGACATCCAGCTGGCCCGCCGCATCCGCGGGGAGCGCGCTTAA
- the LOC138719036 gene encoding histone H2B 1/2/3/4/6, protein MPEPAKSAPAPKKGSKKAVTKTQKKGDKKRKRSRKESYSIYVYKVLKQVHPDTGISSKAMGIMNSFVNDIFERIAGEASRLAHYNKRSTITSREIQTAVRLLLPGELAKHAVSEGTKAVTKYTSSK, encoded by the coding sequence ATGCCTGAGCCGGCCAAGTCCGCTCCCGCGCCCAAGAAAGGCTCCAAGAAAGCCGTCACCAAGACGCAGAAGAAAGGCGACAAGAAGCGCAAGAGGAGCCGCAAGGAGAGCTACTCCATCTACGTGTACAAGGTGCTGAAGCAGGTGCACCCCGACACGGGCATCTCGTCCAAGGCCATGGGCATCATGAACTCCTTTGTCAACGACATCTTCGAGCGCATCGCCGGTGAGGCGTCGCGCCTGGCGCACTACAACAAGCGCTCCACCATCACCTCGCGGGAGATCCAGACGGCCgtgcggctgctgctgcccggCGAACTGGCCAAGCACGCGGTCTCTGAGGGCACCAAGGCTGTCACCAAGTACACCAGCTCCAAGTAG
- the LOC138719027 gene encoding histone H2A-IV-like translates to MSGRGKQGGKARAKAKSRSSRAGLQFPVGRVHRLLRKGNYAERVGAGAPVYLAAVLEYLTAEILELAGNAARDNKKTRIIPRHLQLAIRNDEELNKLLGKVTIAQGGVLPNIQAVLLPKKTDSHKAKPK, encoded by the coding sequence ATGTCCGGCCGCGGGAAGCAGGGCGGGAAGGCGCGGGCCAAGGCCAAGTCGCGCTCGTCGCGGGCCGGGCTGCAGTTCCCCGTGGGCCGCGTGCACCGGCTGCTGCGCAAGGGCAACTACGCGGAGCGGGTGGGCGCCGGTGCCCCGGTGTACCTGGCGGCCGTGCTGGAGTACCTGACGGCCGAGATCCTGGAGCTGGCGGGCAACGCGGCCCGCGACAACAAGAAGACGCGCATCATCCCCCGGCACCTGCAGCTCGCCATCCGCAACGACGAGGAGCTCAACAAGCTGCTGGGCAAGGTGACGATCGCGCAGGGCGGGGTGCTGCCTAACATCCAGGCCGTGCTGCTGCCCAAGAAGACCGACAGCCACAAGGCAAAACCCAAGTGA
- the LOC138719021 gene encoding histone H1.10-like: MSETAPAPAAEAAPAAPAPAAKAAAKKPKKAAGGSKARKPAGPSVTELITKAVSASKERKGLSLAALKKALAAGGYDVEKNNSRIKLGLKSLVSKGTLVQTKGTGASGSFRLSKKPGEVKEKAPKKRTAAAKPKKPAAKKPASAAKKPKKAVTAKKSPKKAKKPVAAATKKAAKSPKKVIKAAKPKKVAAKSPAKAKAVKPKAAKPKAAKPKAAKAKKAAPKKK; the protein is encoded by the coding sequence ATGTCTGAGACCGCTCCTGCTCCCGCTGCTGAAGCGgcgcccgccgccccggcccccgcCGCTAAGGCCGCCGCCAAGAAGCCGAAGAAGGCGGCGGGCGGCTCCAAAGCCCGCAAGCCCGCGGGCCCCAGCGTCACCGAGCTAATCACCAAGGCCGTGTCCGCCTCCAAGGAGCGCAAGGGGCTCTCCCTCGCCGCGCTCAAGAAGGCACTGGCCGCCGGCGGCTACGATGTGGAGAAGAACAACAGCCGCATCAAGCTGGGGCTCAAGAGCCTCGTCAGCAAGGGCACCCTGGTGCAGACCAAGGGCACCGGCGCCTCCGGCTCTTTCCGCCTCAGCAAGAAGCCCGGCGAAGTGAAGGAAAAAGCCCCCAAGAAGCGCACGGCGGCGGCCAAGCCCAAGAAGCCGGCGGCTAAGAAGCCCGCCAGCGCCGCCAAGAAGCCCAAGAAAGCGGTGACAGCTAAGAAGAGCCCCAAGAAAGCCAAGAAACCGGTGGCTGCTGCTACCAAGAAAGCGGCCAAGAGCCCTAAGAAGGTGATTAAGGCTGCCAAGCCCAAAAAGGTGGCAGCCAAGAGCCCGGCCAAGGCGAAGGCGGTGAAGCCCAAAGCAGCCAAGCCCAAGGCAGCAAAGCCCAAAGCAGCCAAGGCGAAGAAGGCGGCGCCCAAGAAGAAGTAA